From the Shewanella amazonensis SB2B genome, one window contains:
- a CDS encoding NAD-dependent epimerase, with the protein MKILVTGAAGFIGAAACKRLLSQGHQVHGIDNLNDYYDVSLKQARLAALASHPHFQFQRMELADRGAIATLFSTIKPDWVLHLGAQAGVRYSIDNPHAYADANLVGHLNILEGCRQTGVKHLVYASSSSVYGLNKKLPFATSDSVDHPVSLYAATKKANELMSHSYAHLYGVPCTGLRFFTVYGPWGRPDMAPMLFARAIMAGEPIKVFNQGDMSRDFTFIDDIIEGVIGVLPLPPSTSSQWSVESGSSSESSAPYRVLNIGHGSPVSLMHFIETLENALGRKAIKQFLPMQDGDVKATWADTEDLFAITGVRPKVGIEQGVKAFADWYLNYYH; encoded by the coding sequence ATGAAAATATTGGTCACAGGCGCCGCCGGATTTATTGGCGCTGCCGCATGCAAAAGGCTGCTTTCGCAGGGACATCAGGTTCATGGCATCGATAATCTTAACGATTACTACGATGTCTCTTTGAAGCAGGCGAGGTTGGCTGCTCTCGCATCTCATCCCCACTTTCAATTTCAGCGAATGGAGCTTGCCGACCGCGGGGCGATTGCAACGCTTTTTTCGACCATAAAGCCCGATTGGGTGCTGCATCTTGGTGCTCAGGCGGGGGTTCGTTACTCCATCGACAATCCCCATGCTTATGCCGATGCCAATTTGGTGGGGCATCTCAATATTCTTGAAGGGTGTCGCCAAACCGGCGTAAAGCATCTGGTGTATGCGTCCTCAAGCTCAGTGTACGGGCTTAACAAAAAGCTGCCCTTCGCCACCAGTGACTCGGTAGATCACCCCGTTTCCCTCTATGCGGCCACTAAAAAGGCCAATGAGTTGATGTCACACAGTTATGCCCACCTTTATGGCGTGCCCTGCACGGGGCTGCGGTTTTTTACCGTTTATGGACCTTGGGGCCGACCGGATATGGCGCCCATGTTGTTTGCCAGGGCGATTATGGCAGGTGAGCCCATCAAGGTGTTTAATCAAGGCGATATGAGCCGCGACTTTACCTTTATCGACGATATCATTGAGGGCGTAATAGGCGTGCTGCCGCTGCCGCCAAGCACATCGTCTCAGTGGTCGGTAGAAAGTGGCTCCAGCAGTGAAAGCTCAGCGCCTTACCGGGTACTGAATATCGGCCACGGCAGCCCGGTATCTCTGATGCACTTTATCGAAACCCTCGAAAATGCCCTTGGCCGTAAGGCCATCAAGCAGTTTTTACCGATGCAGGACGGCGATGTAAAAGCCACCTGGGCGGATACAGAAGATTTGTTTGCCATCACGGGCGTGCGCCCCAAGGTGGGGATAGAGCAGGGGGTAAAAGCCTTTGCCGACTGGTATCTAAACTACTATCACTGA
- a CDS encoding UDP-glucose dehydrogenase family protein: MKVTVFGVGYVGLVQGAVLAEVGHDVLCIDIDAAKIERLDKGQIPIYEPGLEALVKEQTAHKRLSFSTDPIAGVAHGEVLFIAVGTPPDEDGSADLAHVLAVARDIGLHMFDPKIVVNKSTVPVGTADKVRDTIAAELASRDLNICVDVVSNPEFLKEGAALDDCRRPDRIIVGSDSQDAQDVMRELYAPFNRNHDRMIFMDVRSAELTKYAANCMLATKISFMNEMANIAEHLGADIEMVRKGIGSDPRIGYQFIYPGCGYGGSCFPKDVKALVKTSEKIGVDARVLKSVEAVNLKQKQRLPELVKQHFGDDLSGLVFALWGLSFKPQTDDMREAPSRVVIEAIIAAGGTVQAFDPEAMAEAQRIYGVRDELKLLGTKEAALSGADGLIVCTEWSSFRAPDFNEIKRLLKQPVIFDGRNLYDPARLEAKGIAYYGIGRGRSVKHPDVRKVL; this comes from the coding sequence ATGAAAGTCACAGTGTTTGGTGTAGGTTACGTTGGTTTGGTACAGGGCGCAGTGCTTGCGGAAGTGGGACACGATGTCTTGTGTATAGACATAGACGCCGCTAAGATTGAGCGCCTCGATAAAGGTCAGATCCCGATTTATGAGCCAGGTCTCGAAGCCCTGGTAAAGGAACAAACTGCCCATAAACGTTTGTCATTTTCTACGGATCCCATTGCCGGCGTTGCCCATGGTGAGGTGCTTTTTATCGCCGTGGGGACGCCCCCTGATGAAGACGGCAGCGCTGACCTGGCCCACGTGCTGGCGGTGGCAAGAGACATTGGGCTGCACATGTTTGACCCCAAAATTGTGGTCAATAAAAGCACTGTGCCCGTGGGCACGGCCGATAAGGTGAGGGACACCATAGCGGCTGAATTGGCCTCACGGGATTTGAATATCTGTGTTGATGTGGTGTCTAACCCTGAGTTTCTCAAAGAAGGGGCTGCCCTTGATGACTGCCGCCGCCCTGATCGCATTATTGTTGGTAGCGATTCGCAGGACGCCCAGGACGTGATGCGGGAGCTTTACGCGCCCTTTAACCGCAATCACGACCGCATGATCTTTATGGATGTGCGCAGCGCCGAACTGACCAAGTATGCGGCCAACTGCATGCTGGCCACCAAAATTTCTTTCATGAATGAGATGGCGAATATCGCCGAACACCTTGGCGCCGATATTGAAATGGTGCGTAAGGGGATTGGCTCCGATCCGCGCATCGGTTATCAGTTTATCTACCCCGGCTGTGGTTATGGGGGCTCCTGTTTCCCGAAAGACGTTAAAGCTCTGGTGAAAACCTCTGAAAAAATTGGTGTTGACGCTCGGGTGCTCAAGTCAGTGGAAGCGGTTAATCTCAAGCAAAAGCAGCGCTTACCTGAGCTGGTGAAACAACACTTTGGCGATGATTTGTCCGGGCTGGTGTTTGCGCTCTGGGGCCTGTCGTTTAAACCCCAAACCGATGATATGCGTGAGGCGCCAAGCCGGGTGGTCATCGAAGCGATTATCGCTGCAGGCGGCACAGTGCAGGCATTTGACCCCGAGGCCATGGCCGAAGCACAGCGCATTTACGGTGTGCGCGACGAGCTTAAGCTGCTTGGTACCAAGGAAGCGGCGCTAAGTGGCGCCGATGGTCTTATCGTGTGCACCGAGTGGTCGAGTTTCAGGGCGCCGGACTTTAATGAAATCAAGCGCCTTTTGAAGCAGCCGGTGATTTTTGATGGCCGAAACCTGTACGACCCGGCAAGGCTTGAGGCCAAAGGCATTGCCTATTACGGTATTGGCCGTGGTCGCTCGGTAAAGCATCCTGATGTGCGCAAGGTACTCTGA
- the rfbC gene encoding dTDP-4-dehydrorhamnose 3,5-epimerase, with product MQVLTTAINEVKLIIPSVFEDERGYFFESWQQQRFAELVAPVTFVQDNQSLSKRGTLRGLHWQEAHPQDKLISVLSGTIFDVAVDIRPESPTYGKWVGETLSAENHRQLFIPKGFAHGFYVLSESAIVSYKCSDFYHPEDERSIRWDDPSLAIQWPIEGLPLLSAKDAMAPLFTPR from the coding sequence ATGCAGGTGTTAACCACTGCAATCAATGAAGTAAAACTTATTATCCCCAGTGTATTTGAGGATGAACGGGGATACTTTTTCGAAAGCTGGCAGCAGCAGCGATTTGCCGAGCTGGTCGCGCCGGTCACCTTTGTGCAGGACAATCAATCCTTGTCCAAAAGGGGCACCTTAAGGGGGTTGCACTGGCAGGAAGCGCATCCGCAGGACAAGCTTATTTCAGTGCTGTCGGGCACTATATTTGATGTGGCCGTCGATATTCGTCCCGAATCGCCCACCTATGGCAAATGGGTGGGGGAAACGCTCTCTGCAGAAAATCACAGGCAACTCTTTATCCCCAAAGGTTTTGCCCACGGTTTTTATGTGCTGTCAGAAAGTGCCATCGTCAGTTACAAATGCAGCGACTTTTATCATCCCGAGGACGAGCGCAGTATTCGGTGGGATGACCCATCCCTCGCAATTCAATGGCCTATTGAAGGGCTACCTTTACTTTCAGCCAAAGACGCCATGGCGCCGCTTTTTACACCTCGTTAG
- the rfbD gene encoding dTDP-4-dehydrorhamnose reductase, producing MRVLLLGSSGQVGRALLAFKPAGYKLLVPGRSEVDYLQPESITDYVLFHKPQLVINCAAYTAVDKAEAETALCTRINSGACEHLAKAAAAADAVLLHLSTDYVFDGLLDRPYNEEDSPAPLSVYGHSKWLGEQTIVANCAKHLIVRTSWIFDADSNNFVNTMLRLAASRSELRVVADQVGGPTPASELARAIWQLARQSVERNGPWGVYHFSGQPFVSWYEFARSILTEAYRLCVIHQLPTITSISASEFGSPAQRPANSRLDGSKIKALYGVAAADWQSELVNILKAKARAVTSVTNPGC from the coding sequence ATGAGAGTGTTGTTGCTGGGCTCCAGCGGCCAGGTCGGCAGAGCGTTGCTGGCCTTCAAGCCTGCAGGTTACAAGTTACTGGTCCCAGGCAGAAGCGAAGTGGATTATTTGCAACCTGAATCCATCACTGATTATGTGTTATTTCATAAGCCGCAATTGGTCATCAACTGCGCGGCGTATACTGCTGTGGATAAGGCTGAAGCAGAGACAGCACTGTGTACGCGAATCAATAGCGGGGCTTGCGAGCATCTCGCCAAGGCAGCAGCAGCGGCTGACGCCGTCCTGCTACATCTCTCTACCGATTATGTGTTTGATGGTCTCCTCGACCGTCCATACAACGAAGAAGACTCGCCAGCCCCTTTGTCTGTGTATGGACATTCCAAGTGGTTGGGAGAGCAAACCATAGTCGCCAACTGTGCCAAGCATCTTATCGTCAGAACATCCTGGATTTTTGATGCTGACAGTAACAACTTCGTCAATACCATGCTGCGTTTGGCGGCATCCAGGTCAGAGCTACGGGTTGTGGCAGACCAAGTTGGGGGACCGACGCCCGCATCTGAACTGGCCCGGGCGATTTGGCAACTTGCCAGGCAATCGGTGGAGAGAAATGGCCCTTGGGGCGTCTATCACTTTTCCGGCCAACCCTTTGTCAGTTGGTACGAGTTTGCCAGGAGCATTTTGACTGAGGCATACAGGCTTTGCGTCATCCACCAACTACCAACAATAACATCTATCAGCGCCAGTGAGTTCGGCTCCCCTGCGCAGAGGCCTGCAAACTCGAGGCTTGATGGCAGTAAAATCAAAGCATTATATGGGGTTGCTGCCGCAGACTGGCAGAGTGAGTTAGTTAACATTCTGAAAGCCAAGGCCAGGGCCGTGACCTCAGTTACAAACCCTGGTTGTTAG
- the rfbA gene encoding glucose-1-phosphate thymidylyltransferase RfbA, whose protein sequence is MSLNIQHSAFNTQKTKGIILAGGTGSRLYPITRGVSKQLLPVYDKPMVYYPLSVLMLAGIRDILLISTASDLAGFQSLLGDGSGLGIRISYAVQSKPEGIAQAFLIGEDFIGNDKVALILGDNIFYGQSFSRQLQQAADCSLGATVFAYHVTNPERFGVVEFDNTGRAVSIEEKPREPKSHYAVTGLYFYDNQVIEFAKSLRPSARGELEITDINNAYLAANQLQVSVLGRGFAWLDTGTHDALMEAGHFVQTIEKRQGLKIACLEEIAYRNGWISTETLLQHAKALSQSGYGDYLRQLVWDASL, encoded by the coding sequence ATGTCACTTAACATTCAGCATTCAGCATTTAACACTCAAAAGACCAAAGGCATTATCCTGGCGGGCGGTACCGGTAGCAGGCTTTATCCTATTACCCGCGGCGTATCCAAGCAGTTGTTGCCCGTGTACGACAAACCCATGGTGTACTATCCACTGTCGGTGCTTATGCTTGCCGGCATTCGCGACATCCTGCTGATATCCACGGCAAGTGACCTTGCAGGTTTCCAATCTTTGCTCGGTGATGGCAGTGGCCTTGGCATTCGCATCAGTTATGCAGTTCAATCCAAACCCGAAGGGATAGCCCAGGCGTTTTTAATCGGTGAAGACTTTATCGGTAATGACAAGGTTGCCCTCATCCTGGGTGACAATATTTTCTACGGCCAAAGCTTTTCCCGGCAGCTGCAGCAGGCCGCGGATTGCTCCCTTGGCGCTACGGTTTTTGCCTACCATGTCACGAACCCCGAGCGATTTGGCGTGGTGGAGTTTGATAACACAGGCCGTGCTGTCAGCATTGAAGAAAAGCCTCGCGAGCCCAAGTCCCATTACGCTGTCACCGGCTTGTATTTTTACGATAACCAGGTCATTGAGTTTGCAAAAAGCCTTAGGCCCTCGGCACGCGGAGAGCTTGAAATTACCGACATCAATAATGCCTATCTCGCAGCCAACCAGTTGCAGGTCAGTGTGCTTGGTCGCGGCTTTGCCTGGTTGGACACGGGGACCCACGATGCTCTAATGGAAGCCGGGCATTTTGTGCAAACCATAGAGAAGCGTCAGGGGCTGAAAATTGCCTGCTTGGAGGAAATTGCATACCGCAACGGTTGGATATCGACAGAGACCTTGTTGCAGCACGCAAAGGCGCTTAGTCAGAGTGGGTATGGGGATTATTTACGGCAGCTGGTCTGGGACGCTTCGCTTTAG
- a CDS encoding four helix bundle protein, whose amino-acid sequence MPGNAVLYKSFQFAVRIVKLSQHLVKNKKEFVLSKQLLRSGTSIGANVNEAQSAQSHADFIAKMAIASKEARETHYWLLLLCETDYLNSNDSHVLSLLEQSEELIKLIVAIVKSAQQNQTK is encoded by the coding sequence ATGCCTGGTAACGCCGTGCTTTATAAGTCGTTTCAATTTGCTGTTAGGATAGTGAAGCTCAGCCAGCACTTAGTGAAAAATAAAAAAGAATTCGTGCTCTCAAAGCAGTTACTCAGATCGGGGACTTCGATTGGGGCCAATGTGAATGAAGCCCAATCCGCTCAAAGCCATGCTGATTTTATTGCGAAAATGGCGATAGCGAGCAAGGAAGCCAGAGAGACTCACTATTGGCTATTGCTGTTGTGTGAAACAGATTACCTGAATAGCAATGATTCCCATGTTCTGTCGCTGTTGGAACAAAGTGAAGAGCTAATCAAGCTCATTGTTGCTATCGTAAAATCTGCTCAGCAGAATCAAACTAAGTAA
- a CDS encoding dTDP-glucose 4,6-dehydratase, whose amino-acid sequence MKILVTGGCGFIGSAVIRHLISHTEHSVVNVDKLTYAANLLSVAEAAESARYALERVDICDRQALGAVFARHQPDVVMHLAAETHVDRSITGADAFIQTNIVGTYTLLEVAREYWRQLDDMRKNAFRFHHVSTDEVFGDLADQVNAECLVENAELNTDGASSPLSIHDSTLKTAAPFTESSAYAPSSPYSASKASSDHLVRAWHRTYGLPIVVSNCSNNYGPFQYPEKLIPLTIQNALAGKALPVYGQGNQSRDWLYVEDHARALLAVMTRGRVGETYNIGGNSERQNLEVVKSICAILDELAPLHERTQELNPHHASPNTLHYESLITFVADRPGHDVRYAIDASKITEQLGWKPQETFESGLRKTVEWYVLNGEW is encoded by the coding sequence ATGAAGATTCTTGTTACAGGTGGCTGCGGCTTTATCGGTTCGGCGGTAATCAGACATTTAATCAGTCACACTGAACACAGCGTGGTGAATGTCGACAAGCTAACTTATGCGGCAAATCTGTTATCTGTCGCTGAGGCAGCAGAAAGCGCCAGATACGCGCTTGAGCGTGTCGACATCTGTGACAGGCAGGCACTTGGGGCGGTTTTTGCTCGCCATCAGCCCGATGTGGTGATGCATCTAGCTGCGGAAACCCATGTCGATCGCTCTATAACAGGTGCGGATGCCTTTATCCAAACCAACATAGTGGGCACTTACACCTTGTTGGAAGTTGCCCGTGAATATTGGCGGCAGCTCGACGACATGCGTAAAAACGCATTTCGATTTCATCATGTTTCGACCGACGAAGTATTTGGGGATCTGGCTGACCAGGTTAATGCTGAATGTTTGGTTGAGAATGCTGAATTGAACACTGATGGTGCAAGTTCACCATTGAGCATTCATGATTCAACGTTAAAAACAGCCGCGCCATTTACCGAAAGCAGTGCTTATGCGCCGTCATCACCTTATTCCGCCTCCAAGGCCTCAAGCGATCATCTGGTTAGGGCATGGCACCGGACTTATGGTTTGCCAATCGTTGTCAGCAACTGCTCCAATAACTATGGGCCATTTCAATACCCGGAAAAACTCATTCCGCTGACTATTCAAAATGCACTGGCGGGAAAGGCGTTACCCGTGTATGGCCAAGGAAACCAAAGCCGCGATTGGCTTTATGTGGAGGACCACGCACGGGCACTGCTGGCCGTAATGACCCGTGGGCGGGTAGGCGAGACATATAACATCGGCGGCAATAGCGAGCGTCAAAATCTCGAGGTGGTTAAAAGCATTTGTGCGATCCTCGATGAGTTGGCTCCGTTGCATGAACGCACACAGGAGCTCAATCCTCATCATGCATCCCCCAATACTCTACATTACGAGAGTCTCATCACTTTCGTGGCCGACAGACCCGGCCATGATGTGCGCTACGCCATTGATGCCAGCAAAATTACCGAGCAGCTTGGCTGGAAACCGCAGGAGACCTTTGAATCCGGTCTGCGTAAAACGGTTGAGTGGTATGTTCTGAATGGTGAATGGTGA
- the glmM gene encoding phosphoglucosamine mutase, whose product MSRKYFGTDGVRGKVGEFPITPDFAMKLGWAAGTVMAASGTKEVIIGKDTRLSGYMLESAMEAGFCAAGVNVALTGPLPTPAIAYLTSTFRADAGVVISASHNPYYDNGIKFFSNTGTKLTDEQELEIERLLVSAIEGGAMTCVASDKLGKVRRINDAAGRYIEFCKGTFPNSLSLTGLKIVVDSAHGAAYHIAKNVYRELGAEVISINDKPDGININEHCGATHMDSLQTAVMIHEADLGIALDGDADRLMMVDSKGQVIDGDALLYLLAKSAQQRGEQVSGVIGTLMSNLGFEQALANLGIPFKRAKVGDRYVVELLKETGWRLGGENSGHLLMLDFTTTGDAIVASLQVLRALLESGAGLADAITELNMFPQVLINVRLNGNAAVGLSHPSVSDAVATAESALGNDGRVLLRKSGTEPLIRVMVEAKDAVKANQYAELIADAVRAVFPA is encoded by the coding sequence ATGTCACGGAAGTACTTTGGCACCGATGGTGTACGTGGAAAGGTGGGAGAGTTTCCGATAACTCCTGATTTTGCGATGAAACTGGGCTGGGCTGCGGGTACTGTGATGGCAGCATCAGGTACCAAAGAAGTGATTATCGGCAAGGATACCCGCCTCAGTGGTTATATGCTCGAATCTGCCATGGAAGCTGGCTTTTGTGCGGCCGGTGTCAATGTGGCCTTAACCGGCCCACTGCCAACCCCTGCGATTGCCTATCTTACCTCTACCTTCAGGGCCGATGCCGGTGTGGTTATCAGTGCTTCACATAACCCTTATTACGATAATGGTATTAAGTTTTTTTCTAATACAGGTACCAAGCTTACCGATGAGCAAGAACTCGAAATCGAGCGACTGCTGGTTTCAGCTATCGAAGGTGGTGCCATGACGTGTGTTGCTTCCGACAAGCTGGGTAAGGTTCGACGCATTAACGATGCCGCAGGGCGTTATATTGAATTTTGTAAAGGCACTTTCCCAAACAGCCTTTCTTTAACTGGCCTTAAAATTGTGGTCGACAGTGCCCATGGCGCGGCCTATCACATTGCCAAGAATGTGTATCGTGAGTTGGGGGCTGAAGTCATCAGCATCAACGATAAGCCCGATGGGATTAACATTAACGAGCATTGTGGTGCTACCCACATGGATAGCCTGCAAACAGCCGTAATGATCCACGAAGCGGATTTGGGTATTGCGCTGGATGGCGATGCCGACCGGTTAATGATGGTCGACAGTAAAGGTCAGGTCATTGACGGCGATGCGTTATTGTATTTGCTGGCTAAATCCGCCCAGCAGCGAGGTGAGCAGGTTTCCGGGGTTATTGGCACCCTGATGTCAAACCTTGGGTTTGAACAGGCTCTTGCCAATCTTGGTATCCCTTTCAAGCGTGCCAAAGTGGGTGATAGATACGTTGTTGAGCTGCTTAAAGAAACGGGATGGCGCCTCGGCGGTGAGAACTCCGGCCATCTGCTGATGCTTGATTTCACCACAACTGGGGATGCTATAGTCGCTTCGCTGCAGGTGCTGAGGGCGTTGCTGGAATCTGGTGCAGGCCTTGCTGATGCCATTACTGAGCTAAATATGTTTCCTCAGGTGCTGATTAATGTGCGTCTCAATGGCAATGCAGCCGTTGGCTTGTCGCATCCGTCGGTATCCGATGCGGTTGCAACGGCCGAATCGGCTCTTGGCAACGATGGGCGCGTATTGCTGCGTAAATCAGGTACTGAGCCCCTCATCCGTGTAATGGTTGAAGCCAAAGACGCCGTAAAGGCCAATCAATATGCTGAGCTGATTGCGGATGCAGTAAGGGCCGTATTTCCAGCATAA
- a CDS encoding polysaccharide biosynthesis protein: MDFFQFLFSLKRPHKRMVSVAVDSVFLVLSFWFALFVRLDSVEVVLNSQFWLLIALVCPVSIAAFVKLGLYRAVLRYLGTQAMTAIVLGVIVSTLAMVSFAYFLSVDLPRTVPFIFASFALVFVGGARALMRSLVGNGINRRGEPVIIYGAGVSGRQTALALAQSHEYHPFAFVDDDETLHGTVIQGLHVHSPSIIKKLIKQQKASRVLLAMPSASRARRQQILQTLEPLSVKVMTLPAMADLVSGNKLFSDVKEVEIEDLLGRDAVAPRKDLMAANITGKVVMVTGAGGSIGSELCRQILRLAPRKLVLFELSEFGLYSIERELQAIRAELGLDVELFPMMGSVQRQNRVQAVMEAFKVQTVYHAAAYKHVPLVEHNVVEGVRNNVFGTLYTAQAAIATGVETFVLISTDKAVRPTNVMGTTKRMAELVLQALSKLNSGTRFCMVRFGNVLGSSGSVVPLFRKQIANGGPVTVTHPEITRFFMTIPEASQLVIQAGAMGIGGDVFVLDMGQSVKIVDLARKMIRLSGFEVKDEHNPDGDIEIQFSGLRPGEKLYEELLIGDNVEGTGHERIMTAHEVFLTWEELKPVLDKLDMACHAFDHESIRELMLKAPTGFNPTDGICDLVWLNRRHVEDRSNVVALKGQ; the protein is encoded by the coding sequence ATGGACTTTTTCCAATTTTTATTTTCGCTTAAGCGGCCACACAAACGTATGGTTAGCGTGGCGGTTGACTCAGTGTTTTTGGTCTTGTCCTTCTGGTTTGCGTTGTTCGTGAGGCTGGACTCTGTTGAGGTAGTGCTTAACAGTCAATTTTGGCTGCTTATTGCACTGGTTTGCCCAGTGAGTATTGCGGCGTTTGTCAAGCTGGGTCTCTATCGTGCAGTGCTCAGGTATCTCGGTACTCAGGCAATGACAGCCATAGTGCTTGGTGTGATTGTTAGCACGCTTGCCATGGTGAGTTTTGCTTACTTTTTGTCGGTAGACTTGCCGCGAACGGTTCCATTTATCTTTGCTTCCTTTGCGTTGGTATTCGTAGGCGGGGCCAGAGCGCTGATGCGGTCACTGGTGGGGAATGGCATTAACCGTCGAGGTGAGCCTGTCATCATTTATGGTGCTGGTGTAAGTGGAAGGCAAACCGCGTTGGCGCTTGCACAAAGTCATGAATACCATCCTTTCGCGTTTGTCGATGACGATGAAACCTTGCATGGCACTGTGATCCAGGGGCTACATGTGCATTCCCCTTCAATCATAAAAAAACTGATTAAGCAGCAAAAAGCGTCAAGAGTGCTTTTGGCCATGCCAAGTGCGAGCCGGGCACGTCGTCAACAAATTTTGCAGACTCTTGAACCTTTATCGGTAAAGGTAATGACCTTGCCCGCCATGGCTGATTTAGTCAGTGGTAATAAGCTGTTCAGTGACGTAAAAGAAGTAGAGATTGAAGACTTACTTGGCAGGGATGCGGTAGCGCCAAGAAAGGATTTAATGGCGGCTAACATTACCGGTAAAGTCGTGATGGTGACAGGTGCGGGTGGTTCCATCGGCTCTGAACTGTGCAGGCAGATATTACGACTGGCGCCACGCAAGCTGGTGTTGTTTGAGTTGTCCGAGTTTGGTCTTTACTCCATCGAACGGGAACTTCAGGCGATTAGAGCAGAGCTCGGTCTCGACGTTGAACTATTCCCTATGATGGGCTCAGTACAACGCCAAAATCGTGTTCAGGCCGTCATGGAAGCGTTTAAAGTACAAACTGTTTATCATGCAGCGGCTTATAAGCATGTTCCCCTGGTTGAGCACAATGTGGTAGAAGGGGTTCGCAATAATGTATTTGGCACCCTTTATACGGCTCAAGCGGCAATAGCGACCGGTGTTGAGACTTTTGTTCTCATTTCAACGGATAAAGCGGTGCGCCCCACGAATGTGATGGGTACCACCAAACGAATGGCCGAGCTGGTGCTTCAAGCGCTTTCGAAACTGAATTCCGGTACGCGTTTTTGTATGGTGCGTTTTGGTAACGTACTTGGCTCGAGTGGTTCTGTGGTGCCTTTGTTCCGTAAACAAATTGCTAACGGTGGCCCCGTTACGGTCACTCATCCTGAAATTACCCGATTTTTTATGACAATTCCTGAAGCATCACAGCTGGTTATTCAGGCCGGGGCTATGGGTATAGGTGGCGACGTTTTTGTACTCGATATGGGGCAATCCGTTAAAATTGTCGACCTTGCCCGTAAGATGATTCGGCTGTCAGGCTTCGAAGTGAAAGATGAGCATAATCCAGATGGGGATATCGAAATCCAGTTTAGTGGTCTTCGTCCCGGGGAGAAGCTGTACGAAGAATTGCTTATCGGCGATAACGTTGAAGGCACTGGGCACGAGCGGATTATGACAGCCCATGAAGTGTTCTTAACGTGGGAAGAGCTCAAGCCAGTACTCGACAAACTGGATATGGCTTGTCACGCGTTTGATCATGAATCCATTCGCGAGCTGATGCTGAAGGCGCCCACAGGTTTTAATCCAACAGATGGGATCTGTGATCTTGTATGGTTAAACCGGCGCCATGTCGAAGACAGATCAAACGTTGTGGCGTTGAAAGGCCAGTAA
- a CDS encoding PglD-related sugar-binding protein, which translates to MAGSSLLIIGAGSFGRTVYEAAMMSGDWQIIDFLDDSYPSHTGPVQFKVIGKTDSFASFSSQYDGVVVAIGNNRIRKDKIESVLLSGANLVNIFHPKAFVSPLAKVGRGALVMAGAVVGAFATIGVGCILNPNAVADHDTAMGDYSHLGVGAVMAGTSLLGVGAWVLPGAALSYGESVADWVTLAPPTCLTL; encoded by the coding sequence GTGGCTGGATCATCTTTGCTTATTATTGGCGCTGGTAGTTTCGGTAGAACGGTTTATGAGGCCGCAATGATGTCTGGTGATTGGCAGATTATTGATTTTTTAGACGATAGCTACCCTTCACATACGGGGCCTGTTCAGTTTAAAGTGATTGGAAAAACTGACAGTTTTGCCAGTTTCTCTTCGCAATACGATGGTGTTGTAGTTGCTATCGGTAATAATCGTATCAGGAAAGACAAAATTGAGAGCGTACTACTTAGCGGGGCTAACTTGGTTAACATTTTCCACCCCAAAGCATTTGTTAGTCCGTTGGCGAAAGTCGGTCGAGGTGCATTGGTAATGGCTGGTGCTGTTGTAGGTGCATTCGCAACAATAGGAGTTGGGTGCATACTAAATCCTAATGCTGTTGCAGACCATGATACTGCAATGGGTGACTATAGCCATCTTGGCGTTGGAGCAGTAATGGCTGGTACATCCCTATTAGGGGTCGGAGCTTGGGTACTCCCTGGAGCAGCCTTGAGTTACGGAGAATCAGTCGCTGATTGGGTAACCCTTGCACCACCGACATGCTTAACCCTGTAA